The proteins below are encoded in one region of Betaproteobacteria bacterium:
- a CDS encoding response regulator, producing the protein MVIDDSNTIRRSAEIFLVQAGCQVVLAEDGFDALAKIADHQPSVIFCDIMMPRLDGYQTCSLIKKNQKFKATPVIMLSSKDGLFDRARGRMVGSDQYLTKPFTKDSLLQTVATFALPAESESNS; encoded by the coding sequence ATGGTCATTGACGACAGCAATACGATACGGCGCAGCGCCGAGATATTTCTCGTGCAGGCCGGGTGTCAGGTCGTGCTCGCCGAAGATGGCTTTGATGCGTTGGCCAAGATTGCCGACCATCAGCCTAGCGTTATTTTTTGCGACATCATGATGCCGCGTCTCGACGGCTATCAAACCTGTTCGCTGATCAAGAAAAATCAAAAATTCAAGGCAACACCGGTCATCATGCTTTCGTCCAAGGACGGCCTGTTCGACCGCGCCCGTGGCCGTATGGTCGGCTCCGACCAGTATCTGACCAAGCCGTTCACAAAAGACAGCCTGCTACAGACGGTTGCGACCTTTGCATTGCCTGCCGAGTCAGAATCAAATTCGTAG
- a CDS encoding type IV pili methyl-accepting chemotaxis transducer N-terminal domain-containing protein: protein MVFSLKLPKKGNAGKGGSSPMTVSAGSATGQLALPGFLAAQPVLQQMKILGGIFIFLMLLIAGLVVHDNRESTENTAYIAASGEMRMLSQRLAKASTLALQGNPAAFAQLKESRATFAKLFEQLSNGGEFGGARISASPDSVRPQLEALGQRWTSTDKDAETVIGQEKNLVELGKSVAVIDKANAAMLELTEQLAMLKLQAGAASREIASSSQLMMLTQRIAKNASALLVGDEINPEVAFLLGKDTNAFRDILASLAKGGGDAESRNKLGELDIAFKDYQGAVASILGNMQPLVLSKQAGSRIFRESEDLLKATDQLALGYQQGLAERGMYIVALIIMSLLALATLALLVKIYLDDTGRRAEDAELQRHVSDQTNRENQDAILRLMNELGDLADGDLTVTATVSENITGAIADSINYTIEELRVLVGRINDAANRVTAATEIARLTSAELLDAAERQSTEIQQAGQSALTMARSMSEVSGNATQSAKVARQSLMAAEKGTQAVQDSIKGMNEIRNQIQETSKRIKRLGESSQEIGEIVELISDITEQTNVLALNAAIQAASAGDAGRGFTVVAEEVQRLAERSGEATKQIAAIVKTIQTDTQDAVSAMEQSTRGVVDGAKLSDAAGQALSEIGDVSRNLADLIQNISTSTQNQANSATQVARLMQDILHVTEQTTAGTQRTAQAVDELTALASELKGSVAGFKVD, encoded by the coding sequence ATGGTTTTCAGCTTAAAGCTTCCGAAAAAAGGTAATGCCGGGAAGGGTGGATCCTCCCCGATGACCGTTTCGGCAGGTTCGGCCACCGGTCAACTGGCCCTGCCCGGCTTCCTTGCTGCGCAGCCTGTGCTCCAGCAGATGAAAATATTGGGCGGCATCTTTATTTTCCTGATGTTGCTCATTGCCGGTTTGGTGGTTCATGACAATCGCGAATCCACGGAGAACACGGCTTACATTGCGGCTTCCGGTGAAATGCGCATGCTTTCGCAACGTCTGGCCAAAGCGTCAACGCTCGCCTTGCAGGGGAACCCGGCTGCTTTCGCCCAGCTGAAGGAGTCGCGCGCCACCTTTGCCAAACTGTTTGAGCAGTTGTCGAATGGTGGCGAATTTGGGGGCGCCAGGATTTCGGCTTCTCCCGATAGCGTTCGTCCGCAATTGGAAGCGCTCGGTCAGCGTTGGACAAGCACAGATAAGGATGCCGAGACGGTGATCGGCCAGGAGAAAAACCTGGTTGAATTGGGCAAGAGCGTCGCCGTTATCGATAAGGCAAATGCGGCAATGCTGGAGCTTACCGAACAGCTGGCCATGCTGAAATTGCAGGCAGGAGCAGCTTCTCGGGAAATTGCCTCGTCCAGCCAGTTGATGATGCTGACTCAGCGTATTGCCAAGAATGCGTCGGCCTTGCTGGTGGGAGACGAGATCAATCCGGAAGTGGCTTTCCTGCTTGGAAAGGACACCAATGCGTTCCGCGATATTCTCGCCAGTCTTGCCAAGGGTGGTGGTGATGCTGAAAGCCGCAACAAGCTGGGGGAGCTGGACATTGCGTTCAAGGATTACCAGGGAGCCGTTGCCAGTATTCTGGGCAATATGCAGCCACTGGTCTTGTCCAAGCAGGCGGGTTCGCGAATTTTCCGCGAGAGCGAGGATTTGCTGAAAGCGACTGATCAGCTTGCGCTTGGCTATCAGCAAGGTCTGGCCGAACGCGGCATGTACATTGTTGCGCTGATTATCATGAGCTTGCTGGCTTTGGCGACGCTGGCACTGCTCGTCAAGATTTACCTCGACGATACCGGGCGCCGTGCCGAAGATGCCGAGCTTCAGCGCCATGTCTCTGACCAGACCAATCGTGAAAATCAGGATGCCATTTTGCGACTGATGAACGAATTGGGTGACCTGGCTGACGGCGACCTGACAGTCACCGCAACGGTGAGTGAAAACATTACCGGCGCGATTGCTGACTCCATCAACTACACGATTGAAGAGTTGCGCGTGCTGGTCGGACGTATCAACGATGCGGCGAACCGGGTGACGGCGGCGACCGAAATCGCCCGTTTGACCTCGGCAGAATTGCTAGATGCTGCCGAACGGCAATCAACCGAAATTCAGCAGGCAGGCCAGTCAGCGCTGACCATGGCGCGTTCGATGTCCGAGGTTTCGGGCAATGCGACGCAATCGGCCAAGGTTGCACGTCAGTCCCTGATGGCTGCAGAAAAAGGAACGCAAGCGGTACAGGATTCGATCAAGGGCATGAACGAGATTCGCAATCAGATTCAGGAAACCTCGAAGCGAATCAAGCGGCTTGGCGAAAGCTCGCAGGAAATTGGTGAAATCGTTGAATTGATTTCCGACATTACCGAACAGACCAACGTGCTGGCGCTGAACGCTGCCATTCAGGCTGCTTCTGCCGGTGATGCCGGCCGGGGCTTCACGGTCGTGGCTGAAGAAGTGCAGCGCCTGGCTGAACGTTCCGGCGAGGCGACCAAGCAAATTGCGGCGATTGTAAAAACAATTCAGACCGATACCCAGGATGCAGTCTCCGCCATGGAGCAATCAACCCGTGGGGTGGTCGATGGCGCCAAACTCTCGGACGCTGCAGGTCAGGCGCTGTCTGAAATTGGTGACGTATCGCGCAATCTGGCCGATCTTATTCAGAATATTTCGACCTCCACCCAGAATCAGGCCAATTCCGCGACTCAAGTGGCGCGCCTGATGCAGGATATTTTGCACGTCACCGAGCAGACGACGGCCGGTACGCAGCGTACGGCACAGGCGGTGGATGAACTGACCGCTCTGGCTTCAGAACTGAAGGGCTCGGTCGCCGGCTTCAAGGTCGACTGA
- a CDS encoding hydroxymethylpyrimidine/phosphomethylpyrimidine kinase: protein MNTPLSTQPTPPLVLAFSASDPSSGAGMQADLMTLASLGCHALSAITALTVQDTVGVQSVHPVAAELLEQQARTVLEDMPVATFKIGMLGSVENVLAVAEIIADYPEIPLIFDPVLASGRGDELSSEEVISAIREMLLPQTTLLTPNAPEARRLAESDEDEGEPSIDVCAQRLIEMGAQYVLITGTHENTPQVVNTLYGVDGVIRRDTWERLPGSYHGSGCTLASAIAGCIAGGASMEDAVRDAQNYTWQTLANGFRAGMGQFIPDRFFWARGGEEEASKEKGEDKADGE from the coding sequence ATGAATACCCCCCTCTCCACTCAGCCCACCCCGCCTCTGGTTCTCGCATTTTCTGCCAGCGACCCATCATCCGGCGCCGGCATGCAGGCGGACCTCATGACACTGGCCAGCCTGGGCTGCCATGCCCTCAGCGCAATCACCGCCTTGACGGTCCAGGATACGGTCGGCGTCCAAAGCGTGCACCCGGTCGCGGCTGAATTGCTGGAACAGCAAGCTCGCACGGTGCTTGAAGACATGCCGGTGGCCACCTTCAAGATCGGCATGCTGGGCAGCGTGGAAAATGTGCTCGCGGTCGCCGAAATCATTGCTGATTACCCGGAAATTCCGCTGATTTTCGACCCGGTGCTGGCCTCGGGGCGCGGTGACGAACTGTCGAGTGAAGAAGTGATTTCCGCCATCCGCGAAATGCTGCTGCCACAAACCACGCTACTGACCCCGAACGCACCGGAAGCGCGGCGACTGGCGGAGAGCGACGAAGACGAAGGCGAACCCTCCATCGATGTCTGTGCCCAGCGCCTGATTGAAATGGGCGCCCAGTACGTGCTGATCACGGGCACTCACGAAAACACCCCGCAGGTCGTCAACACACTGTACGGCGTCGACGGCGTCATCCGCCGCGACACCTGGGAACGCCTGCCCGGCAGCTACCACGGGTCCGGCTGTACGCTGGCTTCGGCCATCGCTGGCTGCATTGCCGGCGGCGCCAGCATGGAGGACGCCGTGCGCGACGCTCAGAACTACACCTGGCAAACACTGGCCAACGGCTTTCGCGCCGGCATGGGGCAATTTATCCCTGACCGCTTTTTCTGGGCCCGCGGCGGTGAAGAGGAAGCATCCAAAGAGAAAGGCGAAGACAAGGCCGATGGCGAATAA
- a CDS encoding chemotaxis protein CheW produces MARKTSLRDFQEYLATRLSNAARGKGSSFWLGVEAGGESWLVDLSDGGEIVQASLLTPVPLTRPWFVGLANIRGNLHAVSDFSQYRGGPPIIQNSNARLLLIGARHGVNAALLVSRMLGLKNPDDFTAELADASMPAWGMQRFADTQGKIWHKLSVRELLADQDFMNIGG; encoded by the coding sequence ATGGCCCGGAAAACAAGCCTTCGCGATTTTCAGGAGTATCTGGCGACGCGCCTCAGCAATGCGGCCAGAGGCAAGGGGTCCTCTTTCTGGCTGGGGGTCGAGGCTGGAGGCGAATCTTGGCTGGTCGATCTTTCCGATGGTGGCGAGATCGTGCAGGCTTCCCTTTTGACGCCCGTGCCCTTGACTCGCCCCTGGTTTGTCGGGTTGGCCAATATTCGTGGCAACCTGCATGCAGTCAGTGACTTTTCGCAATATCGAGGCGGTCCGCCCATCATTCAGAATTCCAATGCCAGACTATTGCTGATTGGGGCTAGACATGGCGTTAACGCCGCGCTACTGGTGTCGCGAATGCTTGGCCTGAAAAATCCAGACGACTTTACTGCCGAGCTGGCCGATGCTTCGATGCCGGCTTGGGGAATGCAGCGTTTTGCCGATACGCAAGGAAAAATCTGGCACAAACTTTCGGTGCGCGAACTGCTCGCTGATCAGGATTTCATGAATATCGGGGGATGA
- a CDS encoding response regulator gives MPVKNILVVDDSPTERFFTVDVLTKAGYQVTTAENGEEGIVKAKATKPDLILMDVVMPGLNGYQATRTLTRDEETKGIPIIVCTSKGQETDKIWGLRQGAVDYLVKPLNPDELLQRVAALP, from the coding sequence ATGCCTGTAAAAAATATCCTTGTCGTTGACGACTCTCCGACCGAACGGTTTTTTACCGTTGATGTGCTGACCAAGGCCGGCTATCAGGTCACGACGGCAGAAAACGGTGAGGAAGGCATCGTCAAGGCCAAGGCTACCAAGCCTGATCTGATCCTGATGGATGTCGTCATGCCCGGCCTGAATGGCTATCAGGCGACACGGACACTGACCCGCGATGAGGAAACCAAAGGCATTCCGATTATTGTGTGCACGTCTAAAGGGCAGGAAACCGACAAAATCTGGGGCTTGCGTCAGGGTGCAGTCGATTATCTCGTCAAGCCCCTGAATCCGGATGAGTTGCTGCAACGAGTGGCTGCGTTGCCGTAA
- a CDS encoding thiamine phosphate synthase, protein MANKLRGLYAITPEYADGARLLAELEAALAGGCRIVQYRDKTSTMSERVSRAHALRELTRRYGASLLINDDIAMSFLVKADGVHLGKEDGNLMAARAMLGPTGILGASCYADFAAAQVADAAGVDYVAFGAVYPSPTKPDATLAPKDLFFDAKIRLTAASCAIGGISLENAQPLIAAGADLLAVITDLFSAPDITARAAAYQRLFEEAQS, encoded by the coding sequence ATGGCGAATAAATTACGCGGCCTTTACGCCATCACGCCGGAATACGCCGACGGCGCCCGCCTGCTGGCCGAACTTGAAGCAGCACTGGCGGGCGGTTGCCGGATCGTTCAGTACCGCGACAAAACGAGCACCATGTCAGAACGCGTCAGCCGCGCCCATGCCCTGCGTGAACTGACCCGCCGTTATGGCGCCAGCCTGCTGATCAACGACGACATTGCCATGAGTTTTCTCGTCAAGGCCGATGGCGTACATCTCGGCAAGGAGGATGGCAACCTGATGGCTGCCCGCGCCATGCTCGGACCGACCGGTATTCTCGGTGCATCTTGCTACGCTGACTTTGCCGCAGCACAGGTGGCAGATGCGGCCGGCGTCGATTACGTGGCCTTCGGCGCCGTCTATCCCTCACCAACCAAACCGGACGCTACGCTCGCACCAAAAGATTTGTTTTTTGACGCAAAAATCCGGTTGACCGCAGCAAGCTGCGCCATTGGCGGCATTTCGCTGGAAAACGCCCAGCCGCTCATCGCAGCCGGCGCCGACCTGCTCGCTGTCATTACCGATCTCTTTTCCGCGCCCGACATCACCGCGCGCGCTGCCGCCTATCAACGCCTTTTCGAGGAAGCACAGTCATGA
- a CDS encoding Hpt domain-containing protein → MNAATEFDLGPLTWVKGEIDLALQRAEEALGQYEASADPTQLKFCRTHVHQVHGALAIVGLDGVALVTASTEALLAGMEEDRLPGGDASVAVLRQVLNALRQYLDDLMAAEPNLPLRLLPALQALATVRGLPAPHPCELFYPDLSLRPAKRVNDVPMLDSEQLLHALKSERMHFQKGLLSWLRKPAEAEIGRQVMCEAVAAIDAIQPTPVARTFWWVSLALLESLADPQLAADQTARQFCSRIDAQIRRLLEGSNNVAERVMREALYYIAQAPAGLHPRIDEVQSVYGLGDLLPTATAIAAPLPHQASLRKLRETLGAIEELWNKFCTGHSASLAGFADNARSCAQLTGEIGQTDLKRLGQGLGAIANWLLEQPSRFNDSVAMEVATAILLLQNAQENFRRLGTDFAQQVDLMVARLYACIAGRPASDEAIPLLDEMTRKAQERLLIGQVGREIQNSLAQIEQGLDVYFRDPTKAQDLLQLDKPMKQIGGALAMLGHFGAVNNLKECGARIQQFAQPDYQPGNKDFEAVAHQLSLLGFFVDSLQNGETDFETFVRRMNGEKPAAPSAEAETEAAPAPTVEAQLAQQARETQALANALREAPQDARLQDELRQNLQSIQKDADLVANRELGDSAKAALAALQAGGELDTALSGLKQPTPQGPSAETLQLADATHEAIDAELLAIFLEEANEVLATIGNQKALLATAPNNVEALTTVRRAMHTLKGSGRMVGLQNLGEVAWALEQTLNLWLRQDTTVTPDLLRMINDAHELFSAWVSYLETGHGAAPDAAALVALAGRLRGVEPVTEPVAGLVDVPTPEPEPEPPVSALAEIEPAVEETVVEEVAFEEAPEAPTVEAIEVQEPALPPEIIVIEAPVEPEEVLPRSTPKIDQIPNVQPIVKVSPTLYDIFCEEARGHLQTLVAAYAVLDADPSAPTTFEMTRAAHTLGGIAATVGLMPLNHLAITLEHALLRRDGSAHPESIEGLETVRQSIMTLEEMFAGLALQRAPDEQMQLIAALDDVYHPAPVIEEAATPASAEIIALPGVTMPKPEPVAELTQIAAAADTPQLNDELDEQLLPIFLEEAGDLTRDLTAQARAWRADLAGDSAPHAIARLLHTFKGSARMAGAMNLGEATHLLEARVEEALRAGQVTPVFIDEIEAGLDLLVQAVERLRAGPVVAPVPDVPAVADATDSMPDAGQIPTAVEAESEASGQGATLRVRADLVDRLVSEAGELSIARSRIEGEMRSLKGSLLELTENVIRLRRQLREIEIQAESQIQARVAQAPDSEADFDPLELDRFTRFQELTRFMAESVNDVATVQQNLLKNLDDANAAILAQSRLNRSLQHELMSVRMVPFASQTERLYRIVRQTAKETGKRASLDIVGGQVDIDRSVLDKMLAPIEHMLRNAVAHGIESRDERLAAGKAEAGEIVVKLAQEGNEIILSMADDGKGLNASGIRARAESMGLLQPGQVVDDSALFDFIFQPGFSTAAELTQLAGRGVGMDVVKTAVSALGGRIEILSQPGKGTTFRLYLPLTLAVTQTLLVRVGSQLYAVPSTMIEQVMEMKEKGLAAIREESEVNWQGNRYPFHFLPHLLGDAQAVPEAHRQYWVLLLRSGSQRVAILVDELKGNREVVVKNIGAQLARVVGIAGATVLGDGKVVLILNPVALASRATVSMVHTAVPTMLPPVLTEAPSLPTVMVVDDSLTVRKITSRLLMREGYQVILAKDGVDALEQLVDVLPDVILSDIEMPRMDGFDLVRNIRADVRLRSLPIVMITSRTADKHRNYALEIGANHYLGKPYDEVELLGLVAKYCKKAQ, encoded by the coding sequence ATGAACGCGGCAACGGAATTTGATTTGGGCCCGCTGACCTGGGTCAAGGGTGAAATTGATCTGGCCTTGCAACGGGCCGAAGAGGCGCTCGGCCAGTACGAGGCTAGCGCTGATCCGACACAGCTCAAATTTTGCCGAACCCACGTGCATCAGGTACATGGCGCGCTGGCCATTGTCGGACTCGATGGTGTTGCCCTGGTAACGGCGTCGACCGAAGCCCTTCTTGCCGGGATGGAAGAGGATCGCCTGCCCGGTGGCGACGCATCGGTCGCCGTGCTGCGTCAGGTCCTGAATGCCCTGCGTCAGTATCTTGATGATCTGATGGCGGCTGAGCCGAACCTGCCGCTGCGTCTGTTGCCAGCTTTGCAGGCCTTGGCGACGGTGCGCGGCTTGCCGGCGCCTCACCCCTGCGAGCTGTTTTATCCGGACCTTTCGTTGCGCCCAGCCAAGCGGGTTAATGATGTGCCCATGCTTGATTCGGAGCAGTTGCTGCATGCGCTGAAGTCAGAGCGCATGCATTTTCAGAAAGGCCTGCTCAGTTGGCTCAGGAAGCCGGCTGAAGCCGAAATTGGTCGTCAGGTGATGTGCGAGGCGGTTGCCGCCATTGACGCGATACAGCCGACACCTGTCGCACGTACTTTCTGGTGGGTTTCACTCGCGCTGCTGGAGTCGCTAGCCGATCCGCAACTCGCTGCCGATCAGACCGCACGCCAGTTTTGTTCGCGCATCGACGCCCAGATTCGCCGCTTGCTCGAGGGATCTAACAACGTGGCCGAACGGGTCATGCGTGAGGCTCTGTATTACATCGCTCAGGCGCCGGCCGGACTGCATCCGCGGATCGATGAGGTTCAGTCGGTTTATGGCCTCGGCGACCTGCTGCCGACTGCTACCGCCATTGCGGCACCGCTGCCCCATCAGGCTTCGCTGCGCAAATTGCGCGAGACGCTGGGCGCCATCGAGGAACTTTGGAACAAGTTCTGTACCGGCCACAGTGCCAGTCTGGCCGGCTTTGCCGATAACGCGCGCAGCTGCGCCCAGCTGACCGGTGAAATCGGCCAGACTGATCTTAAGCGCCTGGGCCAGGGCCTGGGAGCCATTGCCAACTGGCTGCTCGAGCAGCCTTCGCGATTTAACGATAGCGTGGCCATGGAAGTAGCGACGGCCATTCTCTTGTTGCAGAACGCGCAAGAAAATTTCCGGCGTCTGGGCACCGATTTCGCGCAGCAGGTAGACCTCATGGTTGCCCGCCTCTACGCTTGCATCGCCGGTCGCCCAGCGAGCGACGAGGCCATTCCGCTGCTCGACGAAATGACGCGGAAGGCGCAGGAAAGGCTGCTGATCGGGCAGGTAGGACGGGAAATCCAGAACAGCCTGGCCCAGATCGAACAAGGGCTCGATGTCTATTTCCGTGACCCGACAAAGGCTCAGGATCTGCTTCAGCTCGACAAGCCAATGAAGCAGATTGGCGGTGCTTTGGCGATGCTTGGGCATTTCGGCGCGGTCAACAATCTCAAGGAATGTGGCGCCCGTATCCAGCAATTTGCCCAGCCGGACTACCAACCGGGCAATAAAGATTTTGAGGCTGTGGCGCACCAGTTGTCCCTGCTCGGTTTCTTCGTGGATTCACTGCAGAACGGCGAAACGGATTTCGAAACCTTCGTCCGTCGCATGAATGGGGAGAAGCCCGCTGCACCGTCAGCGGAGGCAGAAACCGAGGCAGCACCAGCGCCGACGGTCGAAGCGCAACTTGCCCAGCAGGCCCGTGAAACGCAGGCGCTGGCCAACGCGCTGCGCGAAGCGCCGCAAGATGCTCGCTTGCAGGATGAGCTCAGGCAAAACCTGCAGTCGATCCAGAAAGATGCAGATCTGGTCGCCAACCGCGAACTGGGCGATTCGGCCAAGGCTGCGCTGGCCGCATTGCAGGCAGGCGGCGAGCTCGATACCGCGTTGTCCGGCCTCAAGCAGCCGACGCCCCAAGGGCCGTCGGCTGAAACCCTGCAACTGGCAGACGCTACTCACGAGGCCATCGACGCCGAACTGCTGGCAATCTTCCTTGAAGAAGCCAATGAAGTGCTGGCCACCATCGGTAATCAGAAGGCATTGCTGGCTACGGCTCCGAACAATGTCGAGGCCTTGACGACCGTACGCCGCGCCATGCATACCCTGAAGGGCAGCGGGCGGATGGTCGGACTCCAGAATCTTGGCGAAGTCGCCTGGGCGCTGGAGCAAACCCTGAATCTCTGGCTGCGTCAGGATACGACGGTGACGCCGGATCTCCTGCGCATGATAAATGACGCGCACGAGCTGTTCTCGGCCTGGGTGAGCTACCTCGAAACCGGGCACGGTGCCGCACCCGATGCGGCTGCCCTGGTTGCGCTGGCGGGTCGCCTGCGTGGCGTTGAACCGGTTACTGAGCCGGTGGCCGGTCTCGTCGACGTGCCGACGCCCGAGCCCGAACCCGAACCACCTGTCAGCGCGCTGGCAGAAATCGAACCGGCCGTTGAGGAAACGGTGGTCGAGGAGGTGGCGTTTGAGGAAGCGCCCGAAGCGCCGACAGTGGAGGCTATCGAAGTACAAGAACCGGCTCTGCCGCCGGAAATTATTGTCATTGAAGCCCCTGTCGAGCCTGAAGAGGTACTGCCGCGGTCAACGCCGAAAATCGATCAAATTCCGAATGTGCAGCCGATCGTCAAGGTCTCGCCAACCTTGTACGACATTTTCTGCGAAGAGGCGCGCGGCCATTTGCAGACGCTGGTTGCCGCCTACGCGGTGCTCGATGCCGATCCGTCGGCACCGACTACCTTCGAGATGACGCGCGCTGCCCACACGCTGGGTGGCATCGCTGCCACCGTCGGCCTGATGCCGCTCAACCATCTGGCCATTACGCTTGAACACGCCCTGCTTCGGCGCGACGGTTCGGCTCATCCGGAAAGCATCGAAGGTCTGGAGACCGTTCGCCAGAGCATCATGACGCTCGAAGAGATGTTTGCCGGGTTAGCCTTGCAGCGGGCGCCTGATGAGCAGATGCAACTGATTGCAGCGCTGGATGATGTTTATCATCCTGCCCCCGTGATCGAAGAAGCGGCCACCCCGGCCAGCGCCGAGATCATTGCGCTGCCAGGTGTCACCATGCCGAAGCCCGAGCCGGTGGCCGAGCTGACCCAGATAGCGGCAGCGGCTGATACGCCGCAGCTGAACGACGAACTTGACGAACAATTACTGCCGATCTTCCTTGAAGAAGCAGGTGATCTGACCCGTGATCTGACCGCTCAGGCTCGTGCCTGGCGTGCTGATCTGGCCGGTGATTCGGCGCCGCATGCCATTGCGCGCTTGTTGCACACCTTCAAGGGTAGTGCCCGCATGGCAGGCGCCATGAACCTTGGCGAAGCAACCCATCTGCTCGAAGCGCGGGTTGAGGAGGCATTGCGCGCTGGTCAGGTAACGCCGGTGTTTATCGATGAAATCGAAGCCGGCCTTGACCTGCTGGTCCAGGCGGTTGAACGCTTGCGTGCCGGGCCGGTGGTCGCGCCCGTACCTGACGTACCCGCGGTGGCGGATGCCACAGATTCAATGCCGGACGCTGGTCAGATTCCGACAGCAGTGGAGGCCGAGTCGGAGGCAAGTGGGCAGGGCGCCACCTTGCGTGTGCGCGCCGATCTGGTGGATCGCCTGGTTAGCGAGGCGGGCGAGCTTTCCATCGCCCGCAGCCGGATCGAAGGTGAAATGCGCAGCCTGAAAGGCTCGCTGCTCGAACTCACGGAAAACGTCATTCGTCTGCGCCGCCAGTTGCGCGAAATTGAAATTCAGGCGGAGTCCCAGATTCAGGCTCGCGTCGCCCAGGCGCCGGATAGCGAGGCGGACTTTGACCCGCTGGAACTTGACCGCTTCACCCGCTTCCAGGAGCTCACCCGTTTCATGGCCGAATCGGTCAACGACGTTGCGACCGTGCAGCAAAACTTGCTGAAGAATCTCGATGACGCCAATGCGGCAATCCTCGCCCAGTCGCGTCTGAACCGCAGTCTGCAGCACGAGCTGATGAGCGTGCGTATGGTGCCCTTTGCCAGCCAGACCGAGCGCCTTTACCGGATCGTCCGGCAGACCGCCAAGGAGACCGGCAAACGGGCCAGTCTGGATATCGTTGGCGGCCAGGTCGATATCGACCGTTCCGTGCTCGACAAGATGCTGGCGCCGATAGAACACATGCTGCGCAACGCCGTGGCTCATGGCATCGAGAGCCGTGATGAGCGTTTGGCTGCAGGCAAGGCCGAGGCCGGGGAAATCGTCGTCAAGCTGGCTCAGGAAGGCAATGAAATCATCCTGTCCATGGCCGACGATGGCAAGGGTTTGAACGCCAGCGGTATTCGTGCCCGCGCCGAGAGCATGGGCCTGCTTCAGCCGGGACAGGTGGTGGATGATTCTGCCTTATTCGATTTCATCTTCCAGCCCGGTTTCTCGACCGCGGCCGAATTGACCCAGCTTGCCGGCCGTGGGGTCGGCATGGATGTGGTGAAGACGGCCGTGTCGGCGTTGGGCGGTCGTATCGAAATCCTCTCGCAGCCAGGCAAGGGAACGACCTTCCGTCTTTACCTGCCACTGACGCTGGCGGTGACCCAGACCCTGCTGGTTCGCGTCGGCAGCCAGCTTTATGCCGTGCCCTCGACCATGATCGAACAGGTCATGGAAATGAAGGAAAAAGGGCTGGCGGCCATTCGCGAGGAAAGCGAAGTGAATTGGCAGGGCAATCGTTATCCCTTCCATTTCCTGCCGCATCTGCTCGGTGACGCGCAGGCGGTGCCGGAAGCGCATCGCCAGTACTGGGTGTTGTTGCTGCGTTCCGGTTCGCAGCGGGTCGCCATTCTGGTCGATGAGCTCAAGGGCAATCGAGAAGTCGTCGTCAAGAATATTGGCGCCCAGCTCGCCCGCGTGGTGGGTATCGCCGGGGCAACCGTGCTCGGCGACGGCAAGGTCGTGCTGATTCTGAACCCGGTCGCGTTGGCCAGTCGGGCCACAGTATCGATGGTGCATACGGCGGTGCCGACCATGCTGCCGCCGGTGCTGACCGAGGCGCCGAGCCTGCCGACCGTGATGGTGGTAGACGATTCGCTGACAGTGCGCAAGATCACCAGCCGACTCCTGATGCGTGAGGGGTATCAGGTCATTCTGGCCAAGGATGGCGTCGATGCGCTGGAGCAACTGGTGGATGTGCTACCGGATGTGATCCTCTCCGACATCGAAATGCCGCGCATGGACGGCTTCGATCTGGTCCGCAATATCCGCGCTGATGTGCGCCTGCGGTCCTTGCCTATCGTGATGATTACCTCGCGGACGGCGGACAAGCATCGCAACTATGCGCTGGAAATCGGGGCCAATCACTATCTGGGCAAGCCTTACGATGAAGTCGAGCTGCTTGGCCTCGTCGCGAAATATTGCAAAAAAGCGCAATAA